In Priestia megaterium NBRC 15308 = ATCC 14581, the following proteins share a genomic window:
- the mreD gene encoding rod shape-determining protein MreD, whose translation MKRFVLPILVLVVFMFESIFVNFVAMASPWRDWILSPHFVVVVLAFMSVYYHPKQAMLYGVILGFMYDIAFTDVLGVYALGLPAVCYIVSKLMKIFQQNTLIVICMSLLAVAIIEFYVYGINSIINISDMTIGRFLQERFYATIILNAIFALIFAFPLQRCFQYFAKFIDER comes from the coding sequence ATGAAGCGGTTTGTCCTTCCTATTCTCGTGCTTGTCGTTTTTATGTTTGAAAGTATCTTTGTTAATTTTGTCGCCATGGCATCACCATGGCGAGACTGGATTCTATCGCCTCACTTTGTTGTAGTGGTACTGGCTTTTATGTCAGTGTATTATCACCCAAAGCAAGCGATGCTATATGGGGTAATCCTTGGATTCATGTACGATATTGCCTTTACGGATGTCTTAGGAGTATACGCGCTTGGATTACCGGCCGTATGCTATATCGTATCAAAACTAATGAAGATTTTTCAGCAAAATACGCTTATCGTAATCTGCATGTCGCTATTAGCTGTAGCCATTATTGAGTTTTATGTATATGGAATTAATAGCATTATTAATATATCTGATATGACCATTGGTCGCTTCTTGCAAGAGCGATTTTACGCAACCATCATTTTAAATGCCATATTTGCACTCATTTTTGCATTTCCGCTTCAAAGATGTTTTCAATATTTTGCTAAATTTATCGATGAACGCTGA
- the minC gene encoding septum site-determining protein MinC has protein sequence MNKQKQQNVTIKGTKDGLTLHLNDTCSFAELLTELKTKLLTNKHGDADQIVTVYVKIGNRYLTTEQETELKALIEENQYLVVKQIDSNVILKQDAVRVREESELVSVTKVVRSGQVLHVEGDLLLVGDVNPGGTVVAGGNLFVLGALKGIAHAGYRGNKNAVIAASLMKPSQLRIADIITRSEEERSEKEENIMECAYLDDNDQMVIDRVQTLPHLRPNLTRVERRI, from the coding sequence TTGAATAAACAAAAGCAACAAAATGTGACAATTAAAGGAACAAAAGATGGATTAACGTTGCATCTCAATGATACATGTTCATTTGCAGAGCTTTTGACGGAACTTAAGACGAAGCTTTTGACAAATAAGCATGGCGATGCCGATCAGATCGTCACAGTGTATGTCAAAATCGGAAATCGTTATTTAACTACAGAGCAGGAAACCGAATTGAAGGCGCTCATAGAAGAAAATCAGTATTTAGTAGTTAAACAAATTGATAGTAACGTTATTTTAAAGCAAGATGCAGTCCGCGTAAGAGAAGAAAGTGAATTAGTATCTGTTACAAAGGTAGTTCGTTCAGGACAGGTTCTCCATGTAGAAGGCGATTTGCTTCTAGTCGGAGACGTAAATCCCGGAGGAACCGTTGTAGCTGGAGGAAATTTATTTGTATTAGGTGCTTTAAAAGGGATTGCTCATGCAGGATATCGCGGCAATAAAAACGCCGTTATTGCTGCATCGTTAATGAAACCTTCACAGCTGCGCATTGCTGATATCATTACCCGATCAGAAGAAGAGCGCAGTGAGAAGGAAGAGAATATAATGGAATGTGCATACTTAGATGATAATGATCAAATGGTGATAGATCGCGTGCAAACTTTACCGCATCTAAGACCGAATTTGACCAGGGTAGAAAGGAGAATTTGA
- a CDS encoding M23 family metallopeptidase encodes MNRRADEIRKRIAERKRKQLNTTKRLPQEPLHTSLMSEEEKYGSMDYSAVEYTPSAKEYHPLFRKERFLFKILASACLVLIVGIMFKNASPTFDQARVVVQQTMDKEFQFAAVSSWYEDKFGKPLTLLPNKESRKTEQSVSGEYATPASGKVTETFAQSKQGVTVQTGVDSVVEAMSEGIVRYVGKRDDTGNTVIIQHADGSETWYGQLKKINVSMYDFVNKGKEVGIVENSKKGDAGTFYFAIKKGDKFVDPSQVIQFE; translated from the coding sequence ATGAATCGACGTGCTGATGAAATCCGTAAACGAATTGCTGAGCGTAAGCGAAAACAATTAAATACAACGAAGCGTCTTCCTCAAGAACCTCTTCATACGTCCTTAATGAGTGAAGAAGAAAAATATGGATCGATGGATTATTCTGCGGTTGAATACACACCATCAGCAAAGGAATACCACCCGTTATTTCGAAAAGAACGCTTTTTATTTAAAATTTTAGCTTCAGCCTGCTTAGTGTTAATTGTAGGAATTATGTTCAAGAACGCTTCTCCTACTTTTGACCAGGCCAGAGTAGTGGTTCAACAAACAATGGATAAAGAATTTCAGTTTGCAGCTGTTTCCTCCTGGTATGAAGATAAGTTTGGGAAGCCGTTAACGCTATTGCCGAATAAAGAGTCTAGAAAAACGGAGCAAAGTGTAAGCGGAGAATATGCTACTCCAGCTTCAGGGAAAGTAACGGAAACATTTGCTCAAAGTAAGCAAGGCGTGACGGTTCAAACAGGAGTGGATTCGGTTGTAGAAGCAATGAGTGAAGGTATCGTAAGGTATGTAGGAAAACGTGATGATACTGGGAATACCGTTATTATTCAACACGCCGATGGAAGCGAAACTTGGTATGGACAGCTCAAAAAAATCAATGTTAGTATGTATGATTTTGTGAATAAAGGCAAAGAAGTAGGAATTGTGGAAAACAGTAAAAAAGGCGATGCTGGAACATTCTATTTTGCTATTAAAAAAGGCGATAAGTTTGTTGATCCTAGTCAGGTGATTCAATTTGAATAG
- a CDS encoding Maf family protein: MKQTLILASGSPRRKELLQQLHIPFTVHVSTIEEIVNPLYTPSEVVMDLARQKAVDVASHHKEDIVLGADTVVVYGNRILGKPKTKQEAIETLTMLSGQKHQVLTGVAFVSNAKVHTFYEQTDVEFWPIEQDEIVQYVESGEPMDKAGSYGIQGLGAALVKKIEGDYFSVVGLPLSRTIRELKQYGFVY; encoded by the coding sequence ATGAAACAAACATTAATTTTAGCCTCAGGCTCTCCTCGTCGAAAAGAATTACTTCAGCAGCTTCACATTCCCTTTACCGTTCACGTTAGTACAATTGAAGAAATCGTCAATCCATTATACACTCCGTCCGAGGTAGTAATGGATTTAGCTAGGCAAAAAGCAGTGGACGTCGCTTCGCATCATAAAGAGGATATTGTCCTAGGTGCCGATACAGTTGTCGTATATGGCAATCGTATTTTAGGAAAGCCAAAAACGAAACAAGAAGCGATTGAAACACTTACGATGCTGTCAGGTCAAAAACATCAGGTATTAACTGGAGTAGCGTTCGTATCAAATGCAAAAGTTCATACGTTTTATGAACAAACAGATGTAGAGTTTTGGCCGATTGAACAAGATGAAATCGTACAGTACGTAGAGTCAGGAGAGCCTATGGATAAGGCTGGTTCTTATGGAATTCAAGGTCTCGGTGCTGCGCTAGTTAAAAAAATTGAAGGAGACTATTTCTCCGTGGTGGGCTTGCCGCTCTCCCGAACAATACGTGAGCTAAAACAATACGGTTTCGTTTACTAA
- a CDS encoding Rne/Rng family ribonuclease, translating into MYVKACIINAATSSKRIAVINDKALEKIYLQEQSENQIIGDIYWGKVVKVLPHMQAAFIDIGLSMNGFIHRNELVSYQQSENPHKDQQPMSAFIREGEKVLVQVVKEGIGTKGPKLTGIIEFSSDELVYLPHGNYVAVSKKIAEPKRQQWKQLGERLKQGMEGFLFRTAIAEKSEAAVQHEIKELQEKYERLERQTQGMKAPTLVSKGQDFLETRVQAALQQGIDGIVVDDFDLYQHLQTTYPNSSIEYYKGNENIFSFYDVERQIEKLLKRIVWLKSGGYIVIDETEAMTVVDVNTGKFSGKDNIRKTMLQTNMEAAYELSKQMQLRHLGGMILIDFINMPHKEDRTEVERYMKKLCEQDEVRTNVVGFTELGILQLTRKKVRNSIGSTLTMPCEVCEGTGKMIDSKTAAFQIERVIWEHRGAEEEAIWIETRSDVINEMKAQGFLNALEEMVKKTVYLTPSDDYTNAFVLRQLGSNEQIQKRVSASI; encoded by the coding sequence ATGTATGTGAAGGCATGTATTATTAACGCGGCTACTTCTTCAAAACGTATAGCCGTGATAAACGATAAAGCACTAGAAAAAATCTATTTACAAGAACAAAGCGAGAATCAAATTATTGGTGATATATATTGGGGTAAAGTAGTAAAAGTACTGCCGCATATGCAAGCAGCCTTTATTGATATCGGTTTATCAATGAACGGATTTATTCATCGAAATGAACTTGTATCCTATCAGCAGTCAGAGAATCCTCACAAAGATCAGCAGCCGATGTCTGCTTTTATTCGTGAAGGAGAAAAAGTATTGGTTCAAGTTGTAAAGGAAGGCATTGGGACAAAAGGGCCCAAGCTGACGGGTATCATTGAATTTTCTTCTGATGAGCTTGTATATTTACCGCACGGAAACTATGTCGCTGTATCCAAAAAAATAGCCGAGCCAAAACGACAACAGTGGAAACAGCTTGGTGAGCGGTTAAAACAAGGGATGGAAGGCTTTTTATTTCGAACAGCGATTGCAGAAAAATCAGAAGCCGCGGTCCAACATGAAATAAAAGAGCTACAGGAAAAATATGAGCGCCTTGAACGACAGACACAGGGAATGAAAGCTCCTACCCTAGTCAGCAAAGGACAAGATTTTCTTGAAACAAGAGTGCAAGCTGCACTTCAACAAGGAATTGATGGGATAGTAGTAGATGACTTCGACCTATATCAGCACCTTCAAACTACCTATCCTAACTCGTCAATAGAGTATTATAAAGGAAATGAAAATATTTTCTCTTTTTACGATGTGGAACGGCAAATAGAGAAGCTTTTAAAGCGAATCGTATGGCTCAAAAGCGGAGGCTATATCGTTATTGACGAAACGGAAGCGATGACGGTCGTGGACGTGAACACGGGGAAGTTTTCAGGAAAAGATAATATTCGAAAGACAATGCTTCAAACAAATATGGAAGCTGCATATGAACTGTCCAAACAGATGCAATTACGTCACTTAGGCGGCATGATCTTAATTGATTTTATAAATATGCCTCACAAAGAAGATCGGACAGAAGTAGAAAGATACATGAAAAAGCTATGTGAACAAGATGAAGTGCGGACGAATGTAGTTGGCTTTACAGAGCTCGGCATATTGCAATTAACGAGGAAGAAAGTGCGCAATAGTATTGGATCAACATTAACTATGCCTTGTGAAGTGTGTGAAGGAACCGGTAAAATGATTGATTCCAAAACGGCTGCTTTTCAAATTGAACGTGTAATTTGGGAACATCGAGGCGCGGAAGAAGAGGCTATTTGGATTGAGACGCGAAGTGATGTTATAAATGAAATGAAGGCGCAAGGATTTCTCAACGCTCTAGAGGAAATGGTGAAAAAAACCGTATATCTTACGCCAAGCGATGATTATACAAACGCATTTGTTTTGCGTCAATTGGGGTCGAATGAGCAGATTCAAAAAAGGGTCTCTGCTTCTATATAA
- the minD gene encoding septum site-determining protein MinD, giving the protein MGEAIVVTSGKGGVGKTTTSANLGTALALAGKRVCLVDTDIGLRNLDVVMGLENRIIYDLVDVVEGRCQPQKALIKDKRFECLYLLPAAQTSDKTAVQPEQMRELVLQLKQDYDYVVIDCPAGIEQGYKNAVAGADKALVVTTPEVSAVRDADRIIGLLEQEDIESPKLVINRIRSHMMKNGDMLDVEEISQLLAVDLIGIVADDENVIRASNNGEPIVMDPSSKASIAYRNIARRILGETVPLQSLDEEDKGMFARIKRFFGVRS; this is encoded by the coding sequence GTGGGAGAGGCTATTGTTGTTACGTCTGGTAAAGGTGGAGTTGGAAAAACAACGACATCAGCCAATTTAGGTACTGCTCTAGCATTAGCTGGAAAGCGCGTGTGTCTAGTAGACACTGATATCGGCTTACGCAACTTGGATGTTGTAATGGGGCTTGAAAATCGTATTATTTATGATCTTGTAGACGTGGTAGAAGGTCGATGCCAACCGCAAAAAGCCTTGATTAAGGACAAGCGTTTTGAATGTTTGTACTTACTTCCTGCTGCTCAAACGAGTGACAAAACAGCTGTTCAACCAGAACAAATGCGAGAGTTAGTTCTTCAGTTAAAGCAAGACTATGACTATGTGGTTATTGATTGCCCAGCTGGTATTGAACAAGGCTATAAGAACGCCGTAGCTGGCGCTGATAAGGCACTCGTTGTGACAACACCGGAAGTTTCAGCTGTTCGTGATGCTGACCGTATTATTGGATTATTGGAGCAAGAGGATATCGAGTCTCCAAAACTGGTTATTAACCGAATCCGTAGTCATATGATGAAAAATGGAGACATGCTGGATGTGGAAGAAATTTCTCAGCTTCTGGCTGTTGATTTAATTGGAATCGTTGCTGACGATGAAAATGTTATTCGTGCTTCTAACAACGGTGAACCAATTGTCATGGACCCATCAAGCAAAGCATCAATTGCATATCGTAATATTGCAAGACGTATTCTAGGTGAAACGGTTCCTCTTCAATCGTTAGATGAAGAAGATAAGGGAATGTTTGCACGTATTAAACGATTCTTTGGTGTTCGTTCTTAA
- a CDS encoding M50 family metallopeptidase, translating into MNSAFSLLMKIHIHPLFWGIFVIGILTATVKQLFLLFIIVIIHELGHAVAAQCFSWRIRRIMLLPFGGVAEVDEHGNRPFREEFIVTISGPLQHLWMFGAAFLLMKINVLSFETYEQFMFQCTVIFLFNLLPIWPLDGGKLLFLICSRSLPFLEAHKLALRLSTFFLAVGIIYAVIMHPFQLHLWIVISFLIISGYLEWKRRQFVYMRFLLERYHGKEHPIGALKTLSVSTSETLHQVLQKFQRGCKHMIIATSQTGEHVQIDENELLHAYFVEKRTNSQLDELVTVY; encoded by the coding sequence TTGAATAGTGCTTTTTCGTTATTGATGAAAATTCACATTCATCCATTGTTTTGGGGGATTTTCGTAATTGGTATCTTAACCGCTACGGTAAAGCAGCTTTTTTTGCTATTTATTATTGTAATTATTCATGAACTGGGCCACGCCGTAGCGGCTCAGTGTTTTTCTTGGCGGATTCGCAGAATTATGCTCTTACCTTTTGGGGGAGTAGCAGAAGTAGATGAACATGGGAATCGTCCATTTCGAGAAGAGTTTATTGTGACAATAAGTGGACCTCTTCAGCATCTCTGGATGTTTGGAGCTGCTTTCTTATTAATGAAAATAAATGTGTTGTCCTTCGAAACATATGAGCAATTTATGTTTCAATGCACGGTGATTTTCCTGTTTAATCTTTTGCCCATTTGGCCATTGGACGGAGGGAAGCTGCTTTTTTTAATTTGCAGTCGGTCTTTACCATTTTTAGAAGCGCATAAGCTTGCGCTCCGGTTATCAACGTTTTTTTTAGCTGTCGGTATTATTTATGCCGTCATTATGCATCCTTTTCAGCTGCACTTATGGATTGTTATTTCATTTTTAATTATATCCGGATATTTGGAATGGAAGAGGAGGCAATTTGTCTACATGCGCTTTTTGTTGGAGAGATATCATGGCAAAGAGCATCCAATTGGAGCTTTAAAAACACTAAGTGTATCAACCAGTGAGACGCTCCATCAAGTTCTGCAAAAATTCCAAAGAGGTTGTAAGCATATGATTATTGCTACATCTCAAACAGGCGAGCATGTACAAATTGATGAAAATGAACTTTTACACGCTTACTTCGTAGAAAAAAGAACAAATAGCCAACTAGACGAACTTGTAACAGTTTACTGA
- the rplU gene encoding 50S ribosomal protein L21 has protein sequence MYAIIETGGKQIKVEAGQAIYVEKLAGEQGETVTFDKVLFVGGDSVKVGVPFVEGATVTAKVEKQGRAKKITVFKYKAKKNYRRKQGHRQPYTKVVIDAINA, from the coding sequence ATGTACGCAATTATTGAAACTGGTGGTAAGCAAATTAAAGTAGAGGCTGGTCAAGCAATCTACGTTGAAAAACTTGCTGGTGAACAAGGCGAAACAGTTACTTTTGACAAAGTATTATTTGTAGGTGGCGACAGCGTGAAAGTTGGTGTTCCTTTCGTAGAAGGTGCAACAGTTACGGCTAAAGTTGAAAAACAAGGTCGCGCTAAAAAGATCACTGTATTTAAATACAAAGCAAAGAAAAACTATCGTCGTAAGCAAGGTCACCGTCAACCTTACACAAAAGTTGTAATCGACGCTATCAACGCGTAA
- the mreC gene encoding rod shape-determining protein MreC, translated as MPQFFLNKRLVILLVSIIVLVALIGFSLNGRKNVTWPEQFVKDTVGLVQATFNEPAQFVAGFFQNVGDLKRTYEENEVLKARLDERMQLETKANALQQENKKLRAQLDKKTDLSQYNPIEATVIARNPDRWHEVIAIDKGTVHNVQENMAVMTPEGLIGKVKHASKFTSTVQLISSSDRTNRVSAKIQAKKEVFGLIEGYDDKEQALVMRRIPFDADIKEKQKVVTSGLGQEDGIFPSNLPIGVITKIEPDEYGLTKKAYIKPAADLYDLDNVVVAKRSAPAAEDDLGAEEAN; from the coding sequence GTGCCACAATTTTTCTTAAATAAACGTTTAGTTATTTTATTAGTCAGTATTATTGTATTAGTGGCATTGATTGGTTTTTCGTTAAATGGTCGTAAAAATGTAACGTGGCCTGAACAGTTTGTCAAAGATACGGTTGGTCTTGTTCAGGCTACCTTTAATGAACCCGCACAATTTGTAGCGGGTTTCTTTCAGAATGTAGGTGACTTAAAGCGTACATACGAAGAAAACGAGGTATTAAAAGCCCGTTTAGACGAACGCATGCAATTAGAAACGAAAGCCAACGCTTTGCAGCAAGAAAATAAAAAATTAAGAGCACAGCTCGACAAAAAAACGGATTTAAGTCAATACAACCCAATCGAAGCAACAGTTATTGCTCGTAATCCAGACCGTTGGCATGAGGTAATTGCCATTGATAAAGGGACGGTTCATAATGTGCAGGAAAATATGGCTGTTATGACTCCTGAAGGGCTGATTGGTAAAGTGAAGCATGCATCTAAGTTCACATCTACTGTGCAGTTAATTAGTTCATCAGATCGTACAAACCGTGTATCTGCTAAAATTCAGGCTAAAAAAGAAGTATTTGGTTTAATTGAAGGCTATGATGATAAAGAACAGGCGCTTGTTATGCGTCGTATTCCATTTGATGCTGATATTAAAGAAAAGCAAAAAGTAGTAACGTCTGGTCTAGGACAAGAAGACGGCATTTTCCCTAGCAATCTTCCAATTGGCGTTATCACAAAAATTGAGCCTGATGAATATGGATTAACGAAAAAAGCTTATATCAAACCTGCTGCTGACTTGTATGACTTAGATAACGTAGTTGTAGCTAAAAGAAGTGCGCCCGCTGCTGAAGACGATTTAGGGGCGGAGGAGGCTAACTGA
- a CDS encoding rod shape-determining protein has protein sequence MFGIGTRDLGIDLGTANTLVYVKGKGIVVREPSVVALQTDTKQIVAVGNDAKNMIGRTPGNVVALRPMKDGVIADYETTATMMKYYINQAQKTKSLFAGKPYVMVCVPSGITAVEKRAVIDATRQAGARDAYTIEEPFAAAIGANLPVWEPTGSMVVDIGGGTTEVAIISLGGIVTCQSIRIAGDEMDEAIIQYIRKNYNLMIGERTSEALKVEVGSAGIPEGIENMEIRGRDLLTGLPKTIEISAEEIAEALKDTVASIVDSVKSTLEKTPPELAADIMDRGIVLTGGGALLRNLDKVISEETNMPVVIAEDPLDCVAIGTGKALEHIDLFKNRTSDSYR, from the coding sequence ATGTTTGGAATCGGTACTAGAGACCTTGGAATAGATTTGGGTACTGCAAATACGCTCGTTTATGTAAAAGGAAAAGGAATTGTTGTGCGTGAGCCGTCTGTTGTGGCTTTGCAAACTGATACAAAACAAATCGTTGCGGTAGGTAACGATGCAAAAAATATGATTGGTCGTACACCTGGGAACGTAGTAGCCCTTCGTCCAATGAAAGATGGAGTTATTGCAGATTACGAAACAACTGCGACGATGATGAAATATTACATCAATCAAGCTCAAAAAACAAAAAGTTTGTTTGCGGGTAAGCCGTATGTAATGGTTTGTGTACCTTCTGGCATTACAGCTGTTGAGAAACGTGCCGTTATTGATGCGACTCGTCAGGCTGGCGCGCGTGATGCGTATACAATTGAAGAACCGTTTGCTGCAGCAATCGGCGCCAATCTACCGGTTTGGGAGCCAACGGGAAGTATGGTAGTAGATATTGGCGGAGGAACAACAGAAGTTGCGATTATTTCTTTAGGAGGAATCGTAACATGTCAGTCAATCCGTATCGCTGGGGACGAGATGGATGAAGCGATTATTCAATATATTCGCAAGAATTACAATTTAATGATCGGTGAGCGTACGTCAGAAGCATTAAAAGTAGAAGTCGGTTCTGCCGGAATTCCAGAAGGTATTGAAAACATGGAAATTCGCGGACGTGACTTACTAACAGGTCTACCGAAAACAATCGAAATTTCAGCAGAAGAAATTGCAGAAGCGCTAAAAGATACAGTGGCTTCTATTGTAGATTCAGTAAAAAGTACATTAGAAAAAACACCACCTGAACTTGCGGCAGATATTATGGATCGCGGTATTGTATTAACAGGCGGTGGCGCATTGCTACGTAATTTAGATAAAGTTATTAGTGAAGAAACAAATATGCCGGTTGTCATCGCAGAAGATCCGCTTGACTGTGTTGCAATTGGAACTGGTAAAGCGTTAGAACACATTGATTTATTTAAAAATCGTACAAGCGATTCATATCGCTAA
- the radC gene encoding RadC family protein, which translates to MDQSLLIKDFPQDERPRERLMSMGASSLSNHELIAILLRTGTKDESVLQLSNRILTHFEGLQLLQHASLDEMMNIKGIGPAKAIQIIAAIEIGKRIVQRKSSQRYTVHGPEDGANYVMEEMRVLSQEHFVCLYLNTKNQVLHKQTIFIGSLNSSIVHPREVFKEAFRRSAASLICIHNHPSGDPTPSREDIEVTKRLKECGFIIGIELLDHLIIGDRKYISLKEKGYM; encoded by the coding sequence TTGGATCAATCATTGTTAATTAAAGATTTTCCTCAAGATGAAAGACCTCGAGAGCGCCTTATGTCAATGGGTGCTTCTAGTCTTTCTAACCACGAGCTTATTGCTATTTTGCTGCGCACTGGAACCAAAGATGAATCTGTTCTTCAGCTGTCCAATCGCATATTAACGCATTTTGAAGGTCTTCAACTTTTGCAGCATGCATCGCTTGATGAAATGATGAATATTAAAGGTATCGGACCTGCAAAAGCAATTCAAATTATAGCGGCTATTGAAATAGGTAAGAGGATTGTACAGCGGAAATCTAGTCAGCGATATACCGTTCATGGCCCTGAAGACGGAGCTAATTATGTGATGGAAGAAATGCGCGTGCTGTCTCAAGAGCATTTCGTCTGTTTATACCTCAACACGAAAAATCAAGTTCTCCACAAGCAAACCATTTTTATCGGAAGCCTCAATTCATCTATTGTCCATCCAAGAGAAGTATTTAAAGAAGCCTTTCGTCGTTCAGCTGCATCCCTTATTTGTATTCATAATCATCCCTCCGGCGACCCTACTCCCAGCAGAGAAGATATAGAGGTAACGAAGCGCTTAAAAGAGTGCGGATTTATCATAGGAATTGAATTGTTAGATCATTTAATTATCGGAGATCGAAAATATATTAGTTTAAAAGAAAAAGGATACATGTAA